In the genome of Oryzias melastigma strain HK-1 linkage group LG4, ASM292280v2, whole genome shotgun sequence, the window GGCTGAGTTGAAATTTTAACTTCCAAAGGAAAGCGATTAACTCTGTTAGCAGCGCAGCCAAACTCCTTATTAACATGCTAGAGCAGCAATGGAAACCTCTACGGCAAAAAGTTGATAACGGAACTTGGAATAAGCCGACGTTAAAAACAGGCGATTCCGACCAATATGTCCTCCCCGACCGCACTGTTCGTAATGCTGACATTACTCACAACTTGAGCTTTTCCGTCCTTTAGAAGAGCTTGGTGGTTAGCTTGCAGACGTTCTTTTCATTTGCCGAACAAGCGTCTACCTCCTGGTCCTCCTCCATTGGAAGGATTTGcgtaaaggtgttttttttttttttttctcggcGTTCACTGTCAGAACTGACGCAGACTGTTTGGTCTACCTTTCTTCTTTGATTGGCTGTCATGATTTACGCCCATATTCATTATAAAATCCCATTCGTTGAAACGCCCGTCAGTCTTATGAAACGACCTGTTGATTGGATGACGTCTTTTACGGAGCGTACCATTTCGCCTTGTAGGGGTCACTGCGTAATCACAGTTTCGGGCTAAAGTActatctgtgttttttatttttatttttttgtttaaatgtgaagCCGTTCTAAAATGCTAAGTTATGACAAAAGAAGCTATACGTTTTTATAAAATGATACAACGTGTGCACGTTTTAAAACTATGAATGGTTTATTCTTCCAAaccaaactacatttttagtttgttgcgtcaataaattttctttaaaatgtgaaaattccTGTCATAAATGTTGAGTATAATcaattgttgttgttgttgttgtttttttaaatacttttcatGTCAGTTTGTACCgtggccaaaaaataaaaaggagatcaataaatcaataaaaacaatcacaGCACCAGACTGCCTGTGTGTGTGGATGCCTACTGCATATTTAGTAGAACAACCAAACAGTGATTTTCCAGCATTGTAATAGGACCTGAATGTACTTGGGTTCTTGTTTGCTGTGGTGATGGACGGACTAGATGAGGTCAGACAGGAATCTCGGAGGACCGTGGTGTTTAGAAGAGATACTCAAGGAAAGGAATGAAGTTCAGCCGCAGGACAGTGAGGTTAcagaggtgaagaaggtggaggactttAAGTACCTGAGGTCATCTTCCAAAATGTGAAAAGCTGTTTGTAAGCAGGTTGTAGAGGgtggaggaaggtttcaggtgtgatgtgtgactaAAGAGATCCATCAAGCATGAAAGGAAAGATGCCTTCCAGCGTTCGGAATTCTTAAACGTAACCAAAAAGTAGAAATATTCGAAACATGAtgttattcattcattcattcattcatcttcttgaccgctttttccctttcggggtcgcgggggtgcctgagcctaacccggctactgaagggcgaaggtggggtcaccctggacaggtcgccagtctgtctcagggccaaCATGATATTAACCTAAGAAATCTAAAAATAGGGTTGAAACAAAATCATTTAGACAGAAAGGAAAACAAGAATTCTGACATGTGAAGTCTCCTCCTGTTTCCTGCAGCAAATGGACGTGTATGATGATGCGCACAATGCTCTAGTTTGAATATGTGTGGTGGTAAgtaaaattctatttaaaaataagtttgcaCATTTAGAATTCAACCAAATTGGACTCTTGTGTTGTGGTGAAATGTGAGTGTTTTTGTGCATATGCAAGGTGGAACAACTGAGGCTGGTGTTCTGGCTGGGACTGTCCTGGGACCTGTCACAGTGAGTGTTtacctgcaacagactggtgacctgttcaggatATACCCCAggttgctgggataggctccagcaaccatgtgaccccAAAAAGAGTAAGTGGGTTCTGGAACTGGATAATCCCAGCTACATAAAAGTTGCTACCctgctttttaactttaaacttttctaTCTGTATTAGCTTGCGTGAATTTGATGAAGTAGTAAAggtaaaatccttttaaaacatttttagttttccaaGTTTATGTGAtaagacacgtgtcaaagtcaaggcccaggggccggatccagcccaaCGGGTTATTATATCTGgacttccagatcattttattttattgttattaattggCGTAACGTtattttgcgcttatttctaattaaTATCATTTcaactaatatatttttatggagagtaaaatattgaaagttatttcaaatttatttggctaatttaggccttttaaaaaaaactttaggctgttttggagttaggccaatatttacatgctagctgttttagctaatgtagtttttttttgtttttacatctgtAGTGTAGTTCTCTCATTGCTGTGAATTGAGATGAGAAGTTTAGTTAGGAGATGAATGGGAAAgttttccatccatccttccatccatcctgtTTAGAGAAAGGAGGTTGAGTGAGAAACTGTAGTCTACATCTTAtataaatgattaataaaatacacacatttgtttacatATTAGTTTGTTGGGCTTAATAGCTAAGACATTTTAAAGAACAGCCCAGTCTCTTTAAATGTCCACTTTACCTTCAGAAAAAGTAGAAACAATGCACCCTCTAGTGGAGGAtatgaaaaatgacaacaaagaaCTTTGGACAATTTGtcttttaattcataaaaatgtttaaaatctgGTAGAACAAGGCAGGAAGTCAGCACCATCTTCTGGGTTTCTGATGaggctgaaaaagaaaagcatggaCAATGTCTGTACATCATTTACCTGTGTGGCAAATGTGTCTAAAAGGAGTTTGTTTCAAatctttcacacattttttggaCTTCTTTTCTTTGCATTGTCTGTGAGTATTACCTTTTGACCTCAAACCTTTTCTGCAGGAACATCCTCAGCTTTTCTCTTACACTCTTCACACACGTGGTTGCAGGGTCTGTGGAGACAACAGAAGGTTTGGTGGCAAACAAAAGATTGAGGACAGACATGATCAGAACAGATAATTAAATGCtctattaaacataaaaaaaaagatgtttggcGACTTAACGGCATAGTGTTGCTGGGCGTATTTATAACACTTTGAAAATTTCTGGACAGAGAAAGTTTGAGACAGGAAACTTTCAGgtatgggatttttttgttatttgtttttagaatgtcaaaaatcactttaaatttTAGATTATTTGAGATATAGATTACATTGTTTGGTCACAAGTGTTGGCAACAGGGACATTTTACAATTATtcaaagggaccataccatgaaaaaaaaactttttgagtttttaagtgtattataatgtttatttctcactataaagaatctcaaagtattttgatccgttcatggatttaagagtaatcctctaaaaacctgcactctcagcagcagcccctcccatacccacaaaaacgagcgggtcctcacgatctgacatcacagagtgacaccgcccctttcaggaagagtctgctctgacagctccacccccagtctaacaccaacacccaatttgtCCACTGAGCTAGCTTTGATCATTTTAGATGAACAATATTGTATAGCTTCGCATTATGTGCTGTCTTTagtaaattccagctcagatgtttgttactttaaacaCGGAGCTcctttaaatcaattcaaaactACAAACCTATTATTTGTTCAAtctatttgcctttttttcaaagccaaagagccacaatggcgGGATGAAGGAGTCGCATGTGGCTccggttgcagacccctgctttagcAGAACTCATCTTCATCATGGCTGACTTGCTGTTCTTAAATGCTGAAAAGTGattgaagtttcattttccATCTTGTATCCAGGTAGAATTCTATTTCCAGTCATTTCATTTCTCCTAAACTCCACAGTTAGCTTCACAAATGTCTGTAAATGTTTGAAGTCGGACACTTTATTTGATCCACAGCTGGACTCAGACTTTTGTCTGGATGCCGTATCAGGTATTCCGCTCTGTTAACAGCCTGATAGTGCAGATATAAGGCTTGTAAAACCACTGTTTACTCTACCTGTGACCCGGATGGCGGCGTCCTCTATCAGACCTGGGTCCAAACTCTCGCGGATCCTTTATCCCAAGCTCCTGAAACTTGTTTTGACAAGTTCTAAAGTAGGAAGCTTTTCCCACAGCAAACCCCAGGAGCCCCGCCACTGAAGAGACAAAAGAAAGTGTAGTAGGGGGGGGGCGATCATGTTAATACCAATCACAATAAGATAATATAGTACAGACCTGCTAGTTTTGGAAACGGACCAAATCTTTTTGATGATTTCCAAACACCTGTACAGTGACAAAACTGTTACCAATGTGAATGAGCTGTGAGACACACTACATTGCAACGAGCCGACGCCACAGGTTTATGTTACCATTGTAAATGAGGCCTCCAGTGACCGCCATGCTGCCCAGAGAAAGGGGAAGAGCTGAACGAGGGAAGCAGACGGAAGATCAGAACCGGAGAGACCCTCACAGTTCCTGCTGAGGAAAACTTCATGTGTTCAGAAGACAGCAGTTTAGAGAACAAAACAACTCTGCTTTTCAAGGTGCCTTTATGCAGACTCATCTTACCTGCAGCAAGCATTAAGTGTCTTTTGTTGAGAGAATACCTGGGAAATGTTAACACTGAAGAAACTCCAAACGGGGCCAGACTAAGGTGTGTTTTCAGCAGCTAAAAATTGCACAATCGTAATTGAAAAACCTTAGGGAACACTTTTACGACAAATACAAATATAGTTAAagggaaactttaaaaacacctcaatttccttttcttttttgctaatcaGGCTTtgcagctgcttttgtttttataaaacaccCTCATCTCTTGCTGGACGCATTCCCTTCTCGTCATGAGGTGATGGGTTAGATAAAGAGAGAAAACTGCTCTTAACTAAGACAAGACAAATTCAGGAAACCCTGATTGAGAGTTTTTGAGTGTATTTACCAGCCTGGCTGGTAGGAAGTGAAGGGACAAAGAAATTGGTTTCATAGAACAGATTCCTGTTGACTTTTCCACTCCTGAATCCATGTGGGTGTTCCAACCTTCACTTGGGACCCTGTCATAGTAGTTGCACTCCTCTTTACATGTGGCTGTTCACACCCAGATCCACACAACACTGGTTTTGTCTCACCTGCCAGAGTAGATCAATCTCTAACCATCATTTAGGCCGCATGTATCAGAGTCGaggccgggggccggatccagaccTCCGGGTAACAAtgtccagatcattttattttagtgttattaatgacccaatgttatttTGTACTTGtttccaacttgtataattttgacaaaatatttttttaacaagagtaaaatattaaaaaagttattcaatgtttaagttgatttattctggaataatattcctgcctttttattattcatagttatgttaaaaagttacagttttaaagttttaaaaattagcattctgctagctttttggactattctgacatttaataaggttttttttaaactgttttggagttgggctaatatttacacactagctgtttttggtaaattaggctttttttctgttttttaggctatcttgaagtttagttaattaATCAGCTATAGgttacctgttttggctaacctaagttgttttgttttttttaaaggctaatttggcattttgctaatattttagctggctatcatcgtcagcatttttagctatgaacttcagcattttcagctatcagcactaacatcttcagtggccaaattcatcttacagcattcacactaggattatcacagctaatgctatatatctagttcataattatgttaaaaagttacagttttaaagttttaaaaacttaggttttttttgatTTCcaaagttatatttgtttttagagtCCAATTCAGCCCAGAATCAAAAAAGGCTAAACCATATTACATGCATTTCATGTAGTGGCCTTTGGAAAAGACTAACAAAACTATAAGCTAAGCAGGAATGGGCCAAGTACAGAGCCTTGTGGAACACCACAACCCACTCCTGCATGAGTAAGAGTAATGATTTACATGACAAGACTAAAAATCTATCTGTTAAATCTAACTAAACAGCTCAAAGCAGCATTTGGATGACATGTTCCAGTCCCTGGAATGAATAAATTGGTGATGAACAGGTACCGACACTTTGATAATTTGGTATTTCTGCTCCCATCACTAATTTTCATGGCAAAGTAAAAACAGTTAGAATCAGATACAAGAGAGAAGTTGATGATTTACAGGAAACCATTAATTTTGTTGCATAACTGAGCTTAAGGTTGATTGGGAAAAATAAAGCTATATGtcataactgcattttttctaaGTCAGTGTGAAACCAAGGACCTTTATATAATACAATGAGAACTCATCTTGTTACTTCAttgttttttcccatttttgtgTCACTGGGAAATAggttttaatttgctttttattgttcaaCTATATAGAATTATTGCAAAAAAtcgaaaaatatttttcagctatttttagTGTTGtccttttaaaatgaacaaattcaatCTCATTCCTGTGACTGTGATTCTTAAAAGAACTAACAACTTTAGTAATTGAATTTCAATGTGACACTGAATTTTGAAGTTTGTGGTCTTATCACTTCATAAACGCCTGATCTGAGCAGAAGTGTTGACATATGGCCGAGAACCACATTGCTGTTGTGTCTAAAAcagtttgcaattaattttttattcctCCCAAAATAAAGTTTGCAATGACCCCTATCCCCACTCCACAATAAAGTGCAAACATATATCTGAAAgaatttaaacctaaaatgGTTCTGCACATGACATCTGGTATCATTACTAAAGTATCCAATCCAATTTGTTTGGATttcaaatttatacacattataaatatgttaatacattttcatttctcaGTGGGCTGTGTTCATCAATGAGGGAATGAAATTCACTGAGATGATAGATTGAAGTCAAAAAGTGTGTCCACGTGTGGGCTTCTGTCAGAGCCTTACTCAAGCACAAAAACTATACCCATATCTCCACTAGAAGCTGCTAACAAGATTGCTGAGTCATTGTGATAGAGTAAGTATTTGAGAAGTTGCAGATTACCTCTGTACCAGAAACTTTCTTCTTGGCACTCCTTCCAAACCTTTCTCACGTCTCCTCTATGAATATGGGGATCACTCAGAGGGCACTGCACCAAACACAGGACAAGTATCACTTCTGCCCCACTGTTGAAACCTGAAGGGTCAATCCTTCGAAGCCCCTCACCTTCCAGCCTTCTTTCCCTGCAGCCGGACCGCCGTCAGCCGCTCCAGCTTCCTCCGTCTTCACTGCCTGCTCGATTGTTTCAGAAGTCATGACCGGGAGAGTTCCAGACGCAGTTGAGATGAATGCTGCTCGTGTGTGTGATTTTGTGTGTGGCTGCAGTAACTCCTCCCCTTTCTTTATACTCCACCCCCACTGTAAACACTTTGGTTCCTGATCCTTCAGAActacagaaacacaacaaaaaggaACCATAAAGtattgacaaaagaaaaaaaagctgctgatcATTTCTGGTCATTTCCTCGCGACTCTCCACGTCTTGAGttgtagtgttttgtttttaatcaaatattccAGTGgtacattaaaaacatataaacctcTATCCATATAAATTGACattgttttaatgaataaagAATCTCTAAGCTTTACCCAGAAAAGATATGAGTGTGTTTACTTAGTGCATTTGCTTTGCATCTGAAGTTTGTGTATGAACATGTAATGAAGCctttctttgattaaaaacgatgaagctatctgaaataactgaagctaaaagctgaaaatgctgaagctgattgccagctaaaatattagctgaatgccaaattagcctaaaaaacaacaacaaaaaactcaagttagttaaaacagctagcatgtagctaggAGTTTgctaacctaaaaaactgaaaaaagaaaaattagccaaaacagtcttaaaaaatagtcaaaaaagctaggaGAATGCccatttataacattttaaaactgtaactttttaacataaatatgaataataaaaaggcaggaatattattccagaataaatcaacttaacactagaattcctgagcctgcgcaaatttgcgcagggaagagttccccccctctagtccgagagcccacattgttgtgtcatggtgggtcactgatgagccattaactttcccatgtatatgttaatgcagcatgtagtacctaatgtgtatttgaNNNNNNNNNNNNNNNNNNNNNNNNNNNNNNNNNNNNNNNNNNNNNNNNNNNNNNNNNNNNNNNNNNNNNNNNNNNNN includes:
- the ociad2 gene encoding OCIA domain-containing protein 2 — translated: MTSETIEQAVKTEEAGAADGGPAAGKEGWKCPLSDPHIHRGDVRKVWKECQEESFWYRALPLSLGSMAVTGGLIYNGVWKSSKRFGPFPKLAVAGLLGFAVGKASYFRTCQNKFQELGIKDPREFGPRSDRGRRHPGHRPCNHVCEECKRKAEDVPAEKV